GTTTCTTGAAAAAGCTGCTCACAACTACCTGTTGCCGGACTGAACAGGCAGACACCTTTCTGTGTGGCAACTACCAGCTTATCCTTATATGGTATAATATCGCGAACAATATCCGAGGGTAACGAGGTCGGATCTCCCGCCTTCATCCGGTAGACTGTAAAACGGTTGGTACGCAGGTCGAGCTTGTTTAATCCTCCCAAATGGGTACCTATCCACATGATCTCGTTAGTACGGTCGTAATAGATGGCTTTTACATTATTGTGCGAAATACTGTTTCTCCCTTCCTCATGGCGATACCAACGGTATGTATTATTGATCCGGTCGTATACGTTTACACCACCACCTTCGGTACAAATCCATAAATTACCGTCCTTGTCCTCCGTCATTCTGCCTACAATCGGGCTGCTCAAACCTGCTTTCTCCGTGTCTCCCACTTTATAGCGGGTATAGATTTCATATTCAGGATTGAAGTAATTCACTCCGCCGAAGTAAGTTCCCAGCCAGATTGTTCCCTGCCCGTCTTTTACGATGCACCAGATAGAAGAATGGGTAAGCCCGTCGGGACTGTTTCCATTGGCGGTGTAAAGGTGAAACTGACCTGTTTCTCTGTCATATCGGTTCAGTCCGTTGAATGTTCCTATCCATAAATCCCCGGAGTTATCTTCGCAGCAACTTCTGACAAAATTGGAGCATAGACTGTTCGTATTCATCGGATTATGGCGAAGGTTTTCAATGCTGCCGTCTGTTTTTACACGGTAAAGTCCTTCTTCCCAACTCCCTATCCACAGTTCGTTGGAAGAATCCTCATAGATACTGGTTATATTGCCTTTTGTGACAGGCCGGGAAAGGTTTTTATCTTCCGACAGGCAGTATATGCCATTGCTGGTAGTCCCCAACCACAGATTTTTGTTTTTATCCAGGTGCAGGCAGGATAGAGTGATGTTTTTTCCCGCGAGATGATAGAAAAGATCGAAGTTGCCCGTACTTTCATTGTATACAAAGACTTCCTCCCTCTTTCCGATATATAACTTCTCATTAAAATAAATAGCGTCTACATTCCCTTGCAACAATGTTTTAAACCTTTGAGTCGCCAGATCGAATTCCGCCACACCATCGGTACAGAGCAGGTACACTTTACCATTTCTATTTCCGGTGATGCGTAGTACGGTATTACTGAACAGACTGTTCGGGTCGTTCTTTTTAAGTTTGAAACTCTTGATATCATTACCGTTATACCGGTTTAGTCCCTCGCGCGTACCGATCCATATAATTCCCTGTTCATCAATATACATGCTGTTGACAGAAAACTGAGAAAGTCCATCATCAGTGGTCAAATGGCTGAAAGTGATGTTCTGTCCTTGTGTACGGACGGTGTCTACGCTTAAAAAAAGCAGAAATAAAAGGATTACTTTTCTCACTAATTCGTTTTTTAAGGTATTACTACTGGCAAATATATTGTTTTTATTTCATTTCAGTGAACCTTATTAGAAGAAAGTAACTATATTTGTATCATCCAAACAATAGAAATATGAAAGTAAAGAAAATTAGTGCGGCTAACGTGGAGGCTTGTTCGCTTCCCCGATTATTTGATGAAGAAAAGATAGATTTTCAACCGGTTCAATGTGTTAATTGGGCTGAATATCCCTACAAACCCAAAGTAAACTTTCGCATTGCTCACACGAAGAACTCTATCTTGTTACATTTTAAAGTTAAAGAAGCGAGTGTGCGTGCCAGATACGGAACGGACAACGGTTCTGTATGGACTGATTCCTGTGTGGAATTCTTTTCTATTCCGGCAGGTGACGGGGTGTATTATAATATAGAGTGCAACTGCATCGGAACAATCCTGATAGGTGTCGGTCCTACCCGCAACGGTAGAGAACACGCTCCGAAGGAAGTGACTGACCTTGTGCAGCGCTGGTCAAGTTTGGGTGATACACCTTTTGAAGAACGTGTGGAAGAAACTGATTGGGAAGTTGCCTTGATTATTCCCTATGCTGTATTCTTTAAGCATCAGATCGAATCACTCGATGAGAAGGAGATAAAAGCTAACTTTTACAAGTGTGGTGACGAATTGCAGACCCCCCACTTCCTTTCATGGAATCCGATAAAAATAGAGAACCCGGACTTCCACCGTCCCGACTTCTTCGGTACGTTGGAGTTTGAATAATTACGAAACGGAAACGAAATAATAACTCACAGAGCGTCGCCCTACTATAAACAGAAAGGGTGACGCTTTTTTATTAGGCGTCACCCTTTCAATATTGAAAAGTAACTTTGCTTATTTCACGATTCCTCGTTCCGAAGCCTTCACGAAGTTAACGATATTCTCGATTTCTTCACTCATCGGGACCTGGTCGACAATCTTCTGTACAGCATCCTGAATACTGAAATTACCTTGGTAAATCAGTCTGTATGCATTGGCGATGTGACGGAGGATCCTTTCGGATGTATTGTGATGTTGTGAAAGAACCACCGCGTTCACTCCATGGTATGCAACGGGGTTTCCGGACATAATTACATACGGAGGTACATCTTTAGAAACACGGCAACCACTCTGTACAAGTGTCCAGCTACCGATGTGGCAGTATTGGTGCAGAGTAACATTTCCACTTAGAATCACGCAGTCATCCAATGTGCATTCTCCTGCAATAGTCGTACCGATACCTACCACACAGTTATTGTTGATTTGTACGTCATGGCAGAGGTGTACTTTATCCATTAGGTAATTTCCGTTACCGATCTTGGTAGCATTGCCGCCAAAGGTAGCACGGCTGATTACCACATTTTCGCGGATATCGTTGTTGTCACCGATAATCAGGCTACTTTCTTCTCCCGTGTAGTGGAAATCTTGCGGTTCCGCTCCCAGGACAGCATTCTGATGTATCTTGTTTCCTTTTCCCATTTTAGTACCTTGCAGGATACTGGCATAAGACATGATGACGCAGTCATCTCCGATTTCCACATTCTTTTCAATGTAGGCAAACGGCAGGACAGTTACATTCTTGCCAAGTTTTGCTTCGGGGTCTACGTAAGCTAACGGACTAATCATAATAGTATATGTTTAAAGTTATTCTTCTCTTCCACCACCTAGAGCCTGATAAAGGCTGACTACGGCCTGCATCTGATCGAAGCAATCGGAAACCTGTGAGATTTGCGCGCTCAGATAAGATTGCTGTGCCGACAGTACTTCCAGATAAGTTGAAGTCCCTAAGTTAAACAATTCTTTTGTATCTTCCGAAGCTTTTTTAGCAGATTCTACTTGTAACCGGCGAGATTCTACCTTTTCGCTGGTTTTTTGGTATAAACTTAGCGCATTGCTGACCTCACTTCCGGCATTCAATAGTGCCTGCTGGAAGGATAGTTTCGCTGATTCTTCTTGCGCTTTTGCAGCTTTCAGACGAGCGATGTTTTGTCCCCGATAGAATAGAGGTTGTGTCAGAGAACCGACTGCAGAAGCCAGTAACTTGCCCGGATTGATAATCGCACTTCCGGCACTGTTTGTCCACCCGGCAGAACCGCTAAGAGTAATCTGCGGATAGAAAGCGGCACGTGCGGAGTTTGTATTATAGTAGCAACTGGCCAAAGCCATTTCTGCAGCTTTTACGTCCGGACGGTTGGATAATAACTGGATAGGTACACCGGCAGAAAGTTCTGTCGGAAGTACTTGTGCTTCCAGTGTACCGCGTTTGATAGCGTGCGGAGCTTCACCCAAAAATGTAGACAGGGCATTTTCCGTTTCACGGATACTCTGCTCGATGTCCGGAATGCTGGCAAGCACTTGGGCATAAGCAGCCTTGCTTTGTTCTACACCGGTTGAATTGATATTGTACATGGCAGCGTCTTTCATCGCTTCCATTGTTTCGGCATTCTTTTTCAGGATTTCGGCTGTAGACTTGGTTATTTCCAACTGACGGTCCAACATCATTAGTGTATAATACATATTGGCAATGTTGGAGATAACTTGCGTTTGTACAGCCTGACGGTAAGCTTTCGTCTGCTTTAAAGTGACCTGAGCATTCCGTTTGGAGTTCAGCAACTGCCCGAACAAGTCGACTTGCCAGCTGGCAGTGACGGGCAATGAATAGGTTTTGGTAGCTGCATTCTTGTCAAAGCTGCTGATTGTTCCTTGCGGAGACAGTCCCAAGGACGGAGCATAAGCCAGGCGTGCCGACAGCAGAGATGCTTCTGCTGCTTTTACATTTTGGGCAGCGGTCAAGAGGTCAGTGTTTTGTTTCAGTCCCGCTTCGATGAGAGACTGTAACTGCGGGTCGGTGAAGACTTCTCTCCACGGCAGATTGCCGAAGTTGGTTGTATCCGAAACCAGTGTATCATTCTCCGCAATCGGGTCACGATATAGCCCGGAAGTAGTAATGTCTTCGGGTCTGTCATACGACTTATAGATGTGGCAGCTACTCAGGAGAGCAGTTGCACACACCATATATAGAATCTGTTTCTTCATATCGAATTTCATTATTTAGCGTATTGTTCAATCTCAGTTACGGCATCCGTGTTGTCAATATCCTCCCATTCCATCGGTTTCACCTTCTCTTGTAAGTACTGGAAGATTACGAACAGTACAGGAACAATGAAAATCTGGCAAATCATACCGATTAACATACCACCGATAGAGGCAGTACCTAGTGTACGGTTACCGTGAGCACCTACTCCGAAGGCGAACATCAACGGAAGTAATCCGACTACCATCGCCAATGATGTCATTAAGATAGGACGGAGACGGGCACCGGCACCTAATACGGCTGCCCACGTGATACTCATGCCCATCTTACGACGATCGAGGGCGAACTCTACAATCAGAATTGCATTTTTCGCCAACAGACCCATCAACATGATTAACGCAATCTGCATATAGATATTGTTGGACATCGTACCGAGAATCATCTTTAACATCGAGATATTACCGATAGCACTCACTCCGTTGACAAACAGGAAGCTGCCTAACAAACCGAACGGAACGGACAGCAACACGGCCAACGGAAGTATATAACTTTCGTACTGTGCACTCAGCAACAGGTAAACGAATACGAAGCAGA
The nucleotide sequence above comes from Bacteroides caccae. Encoded proteins:
- a CDS encoding carbohydrate-binding family 9-like protein, whose translation is MKVKKISAANVEACSLPRLFDEEKIDFQPVQCVNWAEYPYKPKVNFRIAHTKNSILLHFKVKEASVRARYGTDNGSVWTDSCVEFFSIPAGDGVYYNIECNCIGTILIGVGPTRNGREHAPKEVTDLVQRWSSLGDTPFEERVEETDWEVALIIPYAVFFKHQIESLDEKEIKANFYKCGDELQTPHFLSWNPIKIENPDFHRPDFFGTLEFE
- the lpxA gene encoding acyl-ACP--UDP-N-acetylglucosamine O-acyltransferase codes for the protein MISPLAYVDPEAKLGKNVTVLPFAYIEKNVEIGDDCVIMSYASILQGTKMGKGNKIHQNAVLGAEPQDFHYTGEESSLIIGDNNDIRENVVISRATFGGNATKIGNGNYLMDKVHLCHDVQINNNCVVGIGTTIAGECTLDDCVILSGNVTLHQYCHIGSWTLVQSGCRVSKDVPPYVIMSGNPVAYHGVNAVVLSQHHNTSERILRHIANAYRLIYQGNFSIQDAVQKIVDQVPMSEEIENIVNFVKASERGIVK
- a CDS encoding TolC family protein: MKKQILYMVCATALLSSCHIYKSYDRPEDITTSGLYRDPIAENDTLVSDTTNFGNLPWREVFTDPQLQSLIEAGLKQNTDLLTAAQNVKAAEASLLSARLAYAPSLGLSPQGTISSFDKNAATKTYSLPVTASWQVDLFGQLLNSKRNAQVTLKQTKAYRQAVQTQVISNIANMYYTLMMLDRQLEITKSTAEILKKNAETMEAMKDAAMYNINSTGVEQSKAAYAQVLASIPDIEQSIRETENALSTFLGEAPHAIKRGTLEAQVLPTELSAGVPIQLLSNRPDVKAAEMALASCYYNTNSARAAFYPQITLSGSAGWTNSAGSAIINPGKLLASAVGSLTQPLFYRGQNIARLKAAKAQEESAKLSFQQALLNAGSEVSNALSLYQKTSEKVESRRLQVESAKKASEDTKELFNLGTSTYLEVLSAQQSYLSAQISQVSDCFDQMQAVVSLYQALGGGREE